caggcagattcttaaccactgcaccaccagggaagccccccacagtCTTTATACTTAGCTATTCCATCTGGCTGATCCTCAAAGCttccattgtttttatatttggacTCACCTGCTGTATTTGAAGCTAGAAAGGCAGTTACTTCCCTGCTGGGAAAGTAATTGGAAACGGTGTATcagggaaaaaagaatgtaatgcaTGGTCAGTAGAGTCTGCCCTTGACCTCCTTTATATAGATTGAATTTCCACTATAAGAACTAATCTGTGTTTCATGCTTACtgttaggcactgtgctaagtgctttccatgCATTTAATCCTCAGCAACCCTGTGAGTGTAGGTATAATAaaacccatttttcagatgaggtaaCTGGAtcttagagaaattaagtagCTTCCTCAGGATCACAGaactagtaagtagcagagtgGAGATTTGAGCCTGTGCCTGAACactgcccttccctccctttctacTTGTCTTCCAGTAGCTTCTTAATTACCTCTCTTcgtcacttttattttattattattattttttttttgcggtacgcgggcccctcactgttgtggcctctcccgctgcggagcacaggctccggacacgcaggctcagcggccatggctcacgggcccagccactctgcggcatgtgggatcttcccggaccggggcacgaacccgtgtcccctgcatcggcaggtggactctcaaccactgcgccaccagggaagccttgaaaCCTCATTTTTGCAGTTCAGTCCAGCTGCCAAAGCTGTTAAACATTTAACCAGATAATTACATTGTGCCTTCCTGCACTCAGTGCTGCCAAGTGTGTATTATTTTAcaagtattttacaaatatttttaagttgcCCTCTTCATTGCCTACCTTTGGAATACTCCTATTTTAGTAGCAGACAACATGTTCCTCTATAACCATGATTAATAACGCTTAATGCACCTCATAAGAAGGTGGTTGTGGTACATTAGTAGCTCGCAGCCTTGGGTACTTACATTATCACTTGTGGAGACTTAAAAAGTTTTTCCTCCTTTGGTTATTTTGAGGCAGTAAGTCTAGAAGAAGGCTTGGTCATCtgcataaagagaaaagaaaaagaaaaaaggttgcaGGTGATTCTCTCTTCCGCAAAGACTGAGAGCCGCTGCCATACACCACAGTGCCCCTCACGGGAGAGTTGTTGAAGGAGGTGGGGGTCCCTGGAACTGGAGAGGATGTCTCAGATCCTGCGGTgtgtcttctttctcctccttcacccTAATCTGACAGCGTGGACAACAGCGAGTATATGCGGAACGGGGACTTCCTACCCACCCGGCTACAGGCCCAGCAGGATGCCGTCAACATAGTCTGTCACTCCAAGACCCGTAGTAACCCTGAGAACAACGTGGGCCTCATCACACTGGCCAAGTACGTGGGGCAGAGcaggaggggtttgggggaggcgGGGGTGTTTTCTATATGTGACCCACTGTGGTGCCCAGGTTGCTACCCTTTTGTAGATTCCATGAGGCTTCCATGAGAACTTCCTAGACTACCTTCTTCACTGTTCAGTATAAATATAAACAGCaacttgtttttaatattaacctGAATTTAATACAGTTATGAAGCTAAATCTCCTGGGGTAAAATTTCacagtgtattttttcttttttctggatgcactgtgcggcatgtgggatcttagttccctgaccagggatcaagcccctGCCCCTTctagtggaagtgtggagtcttaaccactggaccgccaaggaagttcCCACAGTGTATTTTAAAGGCAGTAAAAAGCAGTTTTGGGTCAGAGCCCCAGGGAGTATATCACACAGCCTATTACCCCAAAAGTGATTTGTTTTAGGAACTGATAATCCTCAAATGAGTGACCACCCATCCCGATATACATGTTATTAGCTAGAAAATGGGTCTAGAAATGGAGAGGGTAGGAGAGATAAGAAGGCGCATCCAGATATTGTAGAGGATTCCCAGGGCTCCGAGAGCAAGATGACATGAGAGAGGTTGGGGGAAGTATTGGGAGGAAGAGGGCAAGTTTCTCACAAAATCAACCActtcttattttctgtgtttcatgTCTAAACACTAGAtgtttttctctagttttattgagatgtaattgacatgaagtttaaggtgtacaagaTAATGATTTGATAAATGTgtatgttgcaaaatgatcaccacagtaagtttaattAATACCCATGTCTCACGTAGttaacaaatttttttccttgtgatgagaacttatAAGATCCACTCGCTAAACACTAGATATTTGATTAAGAAAAATAGAGATTACAGTTATTATCAAGGTCCCCAAAGAAAAGATTAGTCAAACACAGTTTGGAGGCACTTGTCCTGACCTGAAATCACAGAAGGTGCTTTCTCCACATCCCAGTGACTGTGAAGTGCTGACCACACTCACCCCTGACACCGGCCGCATCCTGTCTAAGCTCCACACTGTCCAACCCAAAGGCAAGATCACCTTCTGCACTGGCATCCGCGTGGCCCATGTGAGTCCTGTTGGATCCCTTTGGTGGTTCCTCCTTGCTCTGGGCTTCTGCCTCCACCCTCGTTCATTTTTCCCCTGGACTCTTGAGCTAGAACCAGCGCGAGGGAGGAGAAGTGACCTAGAGAAAGGAGTAGAAAGGATATGATGGGATGAATCCCAGGATCGGTGAAGATCATGAAGGGAAACATCCCTAGAATTGAGAATTAACCCCTCTTCCTTATCCACGGAGAGGCACAGCAAGAAGGGAAGGGTGTAGGAGGGGGTTTAGACCTGGTGTGAGCATGATGGTAGGCTCGAGGTACACAGAAGCCATAGAAAAAGAGCAGAGTAACAGGAAAGAGCTGGGTGATTCCTCTGGCTGACTCCAGgaacttcctcttccttttcaagCTGGCCCTGAAGCACCGACAGGGCAAGAATCACAAGATGCGAATCATTGCCTTTGTGGGAAGCCCCGTGGAGGACAATGAGAAGGATGTGAGTCCAAGTGATAACTGGGGAATTTGGGCACCACATGTTTGGGAATGGGGTCTTTTGGCCCTTAGGAGAGCCAGAGAGGCATTGGGTTCATCACTTTGGGGAAAGGAGGATGTGCAGAATTCAGTGTTTCTGTTGGGGGACCTTGGAGAGGTGTACCAATTCCTGTATGCTTTTGTGAGGTGTGTCATCTCCCATCATGGTATGGAATAGATTTCCTTatttctctccccttcttcccaGCTGGTGAAACTGGCTAAACGCCTCAAGAAGGAGAAAGTAAATGTTGACATTATCAATTTTGGGGAAGAGGTGAGTAAGGACCATTCGGGGGGCATTGACTGCTGTGGTTGTAAACAGAGAACAGTCCTTACCCAGAGGAGTGTCTGCATGTGGGAGAGTAGCTACAGACAGGAGCTGACATGGCAGAGAATGGGGGGCAGGGCGAGAAGGAGAGCCTCCTATGTTCTTCCCTCCCCAGGAGGTGAACACAGAAAAGCTGACCGCCTTTGTAAACACACTGAATGGCAAAGATGGAACCGGTTCTCATCTGGTGACAGTGCCTCCTGGGCCCAGCTTGGCTGATGCCCTCATCAGTTCTCCAATTCTGGCTGGGGAAGGCGGTGCCatgctgggtcttggtgccaGTGACTTTGAATTTGGAGTGGATCCCAGTGCTGATCCTGAGCTGGCCTTGGTGAGCAAACGTTGACCTCAGGGGACCTTCCTTGTCCTCCTCTACTGGTCCACACGGCACATAGCTTCTCTAGGGCTAGACAGTCCTAATACCCTTGCTCGTTTTCCCAGACCCCCTCTTGGTCCCTCTTCCCCACAGTTCTGTCTGATCTCTAGGGATACCAATGTCAGATTCTCTCTTGTTCACTTCTGCCCGTTAAACCCCAGGTTTCTCCCAAGTCCGTCCTTTTTTGCTATATCACCtgttctctctccagccccttccccatgTGTATAAACCAGAAGCTCCCCCTTTACGGTCTGTTCCCACCCCTCAGCTGCCTTCCCCAGCTGCCTTCCCTGGTGCCCAGGGCTGGATGTCTGACTTCCCTTGCCCTTGGCCAGGCCCTTCGTGTTTCTATGGAAGAGCAGCGGCAGCGGCAGGAGGAGGAGGCACGGCGGGCAGCTGCCGCCTCTGCTGCTGAGGCCGGAATTGCTACGACTGGGACTGAAGGTGAAAGAGGTGGAATCTGAAGTCCCAGGACTGCGGGGTGCTCAGTGGAGGCCTGAtgtagatgggggtggggggtctggCAGTGTGGGAACGCGTGGGCTTGGGGGTGGGTCTTTGTGGAATATGGCATGGTTCCACCCCGCCGCTCTCTCCCTTTTCCCAGACTCGGACGATGCCCTGCTGAAGATGACCATCAGCCAGCAGGAGTTTGGCCGCACAGGGCTCCCCGACCTAAGTAGTATGACCGAGGAAGAGCAGATTGCCTATGCCATGCAGATGTCCCTCCAGGGCGCAGGTGAGCCAGAACCTGGGTGGTTGTGCTGAGGCGGAGACATTGGGTGAGGACATGAAACTGAACGGACTGACCTCTTTTCCTCAGAATTTGGCCAGGCAGAATCAGCTGACATTGATGCCAGTTCAGCCATGGACACATCTGAGCCCGCCAAGGTAAGGGCCAGCAATAACTCCCTGCCCCATCAGGCTTAAAATCCCCTTGTGTTCAGATCCTCAGCCCACTAGGCCTGGGACTATTCCTCTCTTGGGGTTTCATAGATGAGCTCTTGcaggagcagaaggaaagaaacacatGGATATACATTCCTTGTATGTCAACCTTGCTAAGGCAAGAATGCTAGTGGCCAGAGTTGGAGAGGTGTCctagtattttgtaattttccttccTTGCTGGTGGGAGCAGTCTGGACAATTCTCAGTGCTATCATCTTCCCAGGAGGGTGAAGAAAGGgtccaggaaaaagaaaggggggaGAGTGGGTGTCTGACAGCAGGAAACCTAAAGGTGATGGCATCTGTTTTTATCCTTTGAGCTCAGAAAGCAGAGTTCTCAGGCTTCTCCTCTAATCGGTCAGTAATAAATGTTtgggggaattctctggtggtccattggttaggacttggcactttcactgccaggggcctgggtttgatccctggtcggggaactaaggtctcgCAAGCCACACCAGTGGGGCCGAAAAACTAAACGAAAATAAATGTTTGAGTTCATACTGTGTATAGGCGCTGGGTATCTTCCCAAATCCTCCTTCCTGTCCTTGGCCAGAGGTGCCCTCCACCCCCAGTCAGGTGCGCTCCCATCTCCTACACTTGCTTGCTCCCCGGCCAGCCTACCCCCGCTGCCCGGAGCTGACACAGCCCTTTTTCAGGAGGAGGATGATTATGATGTGATGCAGGACCCCGAGTTCCTTCAGAGTGTCCTGGAGAACCTTCCAGGTGTGGATCCCAACAATGAGGCCATTCGAAATGCCATGGGCTCCCTGGCTTCCCAGGCCACCAAGGATGGCAAGAAGGACAAGAAGGAGGAGGACAAGAAGTGAGACTGGAGGGAAAAGGGAGCTGAGCCTGTGCAGGGGGCCGAGTAGGGTGGGTGGGATATAGAGTTAGATGCGTTGTCTGTGACCACTGCAACCTAAATAAAGCTtggcaactttttttcttttttgcttcaaaCAGCAGTAGCTTTGAGTGTGACCATTCCCCTTCCACCCATCTCCACCCCTGACAATCCTTCCTTAGGAAAAACTTTGCTGAGAGCcacctgtgctaggcactggggccACAGAGGGGAACAGAAAACAGTACTGGCCTCTGGCCTTTTTTGCTGTATCACCTGTTATCTCTCCAGCTCCTTGCCCATGTGTATAATCCGAAGGGCCAGCCTGTAAATGAGCAGTTACCTGCGTCTAATAAGTGTGCAAAGAGAGGCCTGAACAGGCACTGTGGAAATGATGAAGAGAGAGTGCCAAACCCTTGCAGCCTCTGGGAAGGCTCCTGGAGGC
The genomic region above belongs to Phocoena sinus isolate mPhoSin1 chromosome 1, mPhoSin1.pri, whole genome shotgun sequence and contains:
- the PSMD4 gene encoding 26S proteasome non-ATPase regulatory subunit 4 isoform X2, which encodes MVLESTMVCVDNSEYMRNGDFLPTRLQAQQDAVNIVCHSKTRSNPENNVGLITLANDCEVLTTLTPDTGRILSKLHTVQPKGKITFCTGIRVAHLALKHRQGKNHKMRIIAFVGSPVEDNEKDLVKLAKRLKKEKVNVDIINFGEEEVNTEKLTAFVNTLNGKDGTGSHLVTVPPGPSLADALISSPILAGEGGAMLGLGASDFEFGVDPSADPELALALRVSMEEQRQRQEEEARRAAAASAAEAGIATTGTEDSDDALLKMTISQQEFGRTGLPDLSSMTEEEQIAYAMQMSLQGAEFGQAESADIDASSAMDTSEPAKEEDDYDVMQDPEFLQSVLENLPGVDPNNEAIRNAMGSLASQATKDGKKDKKEEDKK
- the PSMD4 gene encoding 26S proteasome non-ATPase regulatory subunit 4 isoform X1, giving the protein MVLESTMVCVDNSEYMRNGDFLPTRLQAQQDAVNIVCHSKTRSNPENNVGLITLANDCEVLTTLTPDTGRILSKLHTVQPKGKITFCTGIRVAHLALKHRQGKNHKMRIIAFVGSPVEDNEKDLVKLAKRLKKEKVNVDIINFGEEEVNTEKLTAFVNTLNGKDGTGSHLVTVPPGPSLADALISSPILAGEGGAMLGLGASDFEFGVDPSADPELALALRVSMEEQRQRQEEEARRAAAASAAEAGIATTGTEGERDSDDALLKMTISQQEFGRTGLPDLSSMTEEEQIAYAMQMSLQGAEFGQAESADIDASSAMDTSEPAKEEDDYDVMQDPEFLQSVLENLPGVDPNNEAIRNAMGSLASQATKDGKKDKKEEDKK
- the PSMD4 gene encoding 26S proteasome non-ATPase regulatory subunit 4 isoform X3 — its product is MRNGDFLPTRLQAQQDAVNIVCHSKTRSNPENNVGLITLANDCEVLTTLTPDTGRILSKLHTVQPKGKITFCTGIRVAHLALKHRQGKNHKMRIIAFVGSPVEDNEKDLVKLAKRLKKEKVNVDIINFGEEEVNTEKLTAFVNTLNGKDGTGSHLVTVPPGPSLADALISSPILAGEGGAMLGLGASDFEFGVDPSADPELALALRVSMEEQRQRQEEEARRAAAASAAEAGIATTGTEGERDSDDALLKMTISQQEFGRTGLPDLSSMTEEEQIAYAMQMSLQGAEFGQAESADIDASSAMDTSEPAKEEDDYDVMQDPEFLQSVLENLPGVDPNNEAIRNAMGSLASQATKDGKKDKKEEDKK
- the PSMD4 gene encoding 26S proteasome non-ATPase regulatory subunit 4 isoform X4; this translates as MRNGDFLPTRLQAQQDAVNIVCHSKTRSNPENNVGLITLANDCEVLTTLTPDTGRILSKLHTVQPKGKITFCTGIRVAHLALKHRQGKNHKMRIIAFVGSPVEDNEKDLVKLAKRLKKEKVNVDIINFGEEEVNTEKLTAFVNTLNGKDGTGSHLVTVPPGPSLADALISSPILAGEGGAMLGLGASDFEFGVDPSADPELALALRVSMEEQRQRQEEEARRAAAASAAEAGIATTGTEDSDDALLKMTISQQEFGRTGLPDLSSMTEEEQIAYAMQMSLQGAEFGQAESADIDASSAMDTSEPAKEEDDYDVMQDPEFLQSVLENLPGVDPNNEAIRNAMGSLASQATKDGKKDKKEEDKK